The genomic window AAACCATGATGATAACTGTTTTATTTATTATGTAATATTAGTATTACCTGGGGACACATAATCCATAGGAACTAGAATAAGTAACAAGGCTGCAGTGAAGACTGTCAAGTTTTGAAGTGTTTCAATCCTTACAATTAACCATTCCATGGTCACATTAGAATGAAAGAATAGTGATGCATCTGTGTCCACAAGCTTTAGGTAGTTCTTGACAAATCTATCCACCATGTTGAATGCTCTAACAGTAACCACTCCAAGTGATGTCTCAGCTGCAAAATTCATCACTGGTGCTTTGGTTGTTCCATTGATCCTTATTATTTCTCTTGCAGAGGCTTGATAATATcccttttatattaaaaaaattaattgaagatagtaataataaaatgaaataacATGGAGTTCAATGCAAGTTGCACAGTAAAAGTGGACAAACCTGAACATATTTTGATGCTAGTGTAGCAGGAATTGCAACTATTAGAACTTGCCATGTGACTGAAGCCATTATACCAATGATCACCACAATTTCAATAGCTACAGATGCTACAAAAGTGATGGAATAAGGTATGTCAAAATCCAGAATACTCAAATCTGATGAAGCCTGCAAGTAAGGAGATTATATTTCATGAGTTAGAATAATGATTAATTAACTCCTAAAGAGTAAAGAATAACATTCATATTATATACTCCCTCCGTCTAATAATAACTATTCAGATATGTTGATTTCTACATGGACCAATTTTGCCAATCCAATAGTTATTTTTGAACGGATGGAGTAGTTTATTTCCAATATAAAAAAGCCTTACTCGGGTTAAAATCCTTCCTACAGGGGTTGAATCAAAGAACAACATAGGAGCATTGAAGATAGCCTTATTGAAACTAGAGAAGAAGGCTGATGAAGCTTTTAATCCAAGAAGTGCAGATACCAAAGACCTCAGATACACAAAAATAGCACTGCTAAATGACACCAATGCATAAACCCCAATCAAAACAGCACTAGTCACTTTTGGCATCTCAATTGCTAGTGCAAGCCAAAAGGTTGAAGCAGCTTGCAAAGCAACAAAAGCAAATTGTCCTAATATCATCAAACACAGCATAAGTTGCCCCTTGGAGAAGGAAATGTAATCCCAAAATGGCTTCCACCCAAGATCACCAATCTCTGTCTCTTCCTCTTGTGTGAGTTGTGAGCCAGTTTGACCCTTGAAAGAAATCTCACCCTCACTTTGAGTTTTAGAGATATTAGAACCTTGAGACTCTTCTGGAGGAGTCATAGCCTTATTATTTTCAGGTCCTCCTTGGTTTTGGTTGTTCCGATCAAACTCTGTTATTGCATCTTTGTGAGCAGTCACAAGTTGTTCGAATGCTGTCCCGGCTGTTAGGATATCATCATAACTACCTGACTGAGTAATTCTCCCTCCCTCCATCACCTGGAACATGTTTTGTGACATTTGACATGAATTAGTCTCTAATATGTAATGGAATATAACACCAAAATTGTGTCAAGTGGTCAAGAGAAAGCTAAAGAGTTTAACAAAAATGCTACATCTTGACCCAAAACATCAAAATGAATAGCCTATGCTTTGTTCCAAATTTATATTATTCACTTAAGTCAAACTTAACCAATGTGAGATTAAATGACTCACACTTGAAATTTCAACAAAATTGAGATACTTTACCAGGATTTTATCAACTTCTGAGAGAAACTCCACTTGATGAGTCACTAGAATGACTGTTTTTTCCCTAAGAGCTGTCATGACACATTCCTATAATTTCATAAATGTAAAAAAACATTAGTTTATTTCAAATATAAATAGTTTTGTTGTGATTGAGAATCCAAAGTGAAATATTtattacattgaataaatgagcAGCAGTGTGCGCATCAACTGCACTGAAAGGATCATCAAAGAGATAAATGTCAGCATCATTGTACACTGCTCTAGCTAGTTGGATCCTTTGCTTTTGTCCTCCACTCATGTTGATCCCTCGCTGACCGATTTCTGTCAGATCGCCATGGCTGAAATCATTGATGTCCTTATCCAAGGCACAGGCCTTAATGGTATTCTGATATCTTttcttgtccattggcttgccaAAGAGTATGTTATCTCTAACTGTCCCACTTTGGATCCAAGAAATTTGAGAAACATATGCTATGGTGCCATATACATTAACCTGTTTAGCATTATCATGAAATGACATTTAAGGATAAGAAAAAATGTATAAGATACAAAAATGATAAGGTAAACAATCAAAATAGTCCAAAAATTTGTGGTTTACTCGAAGTTATAAATATGAATTTGGCATGATAATAAACGAACAAGAACTTGTGGTGTTCAATAACTCACATTTCCTGAAATCTTTGGAATCTCTCCAAGTATTGCATGCAAGAGAGATGATTTTCCACCTCCAACTGGCCCAACAACTGCTACTTTATGCCCCCATTTCACTTCCAAATTCACATCAGCTAAAGTTGGGGACACTGACCCCTGATCCCAAGTAAAGTTTCCACCTTCAATTTCTACAGCATTGTTGTCACCAACTGAACTTTGCTTAACACTCCTTACAATTTCATTACTGCCTAACTCTTCAGCAAGCAAAAAGGTATTAAGCCGATCGAAAGATACCACAACTTGGATAAGAACAGAGAGAGCCTCAGGGATCATCCTAACTGGTTCCGACATGATCCTCAATGTTGCAAGAACTGTGAAAATTGTCCCTGCATCCAATGGAGCACTATGGAACAGAACACATCCGAGGAAGACAACAGCAGAAACAATTGTAGGAGCCATCCAATAAAGAATTGAGCCATAACCCTTCATGATCTGTGTCTTAGACAACCATATGAATTCTTTCGCGCGAAGCGACTCAACCAAGCTCTTGAATTTTTCTTCCCATGATTGTAACTTGATGATCTTCATGCTGTTAAGTATCTCTGAAGTTGATCTTAAGCGCTCATCTTGTGCTAACATGAACTGAGACTGAGACTTTTGTATCACCTTTGCAAATGGCACATTGAGTAGTCCACAGATTATGAAAGGGATTAGGCCAGGCAGAGCACCGAGACCTACAACACCGAACAAGACTATAAGAGACATAATAAGCTGCAATACACAGGCCCATGTTACATGAAGCCACCAAGGAAACTCTCCCATTCTGTATGCATCCACCGCAATGTAATTAACAATTTCGCCGGCGGAGTGCCTCATTCGAGCAGGGCTAGAAAGCCTTAGCTGTTTCTGATACACTGCCACCATCAGAGCAGACCTCATCTTCATACCTGATCTCCTTGAATCAAAGAACCAATGTCTTTGAGACAATGTTTCAAACACCTTTGTGACAATCAAACACCCCAATATAGAAAGACCATCTTTGAGATTTTTCTCAGTGCTACTTCTATTTGAATAGTTCACAAAAGCATAGAGTATAAGTGGAGAAACCACAACACAAACAGTTCTAATCAATGCATAGACTGCAATCAAAAGATTCTCTTTTAAGTAAACTCTAGCTAGAGACCAAAGAACCAAGTTCTTGGTACTATTATTATtgttctttctcttttcctttaaAAGATTCTCCCATGCAagaacaaacacttggtgtgcagaaTCTGCTTCATCTTCAGGAACAACTGAAGGAATGTCTTCAAGTGATAGTGCCTTTGAGTAACCCAATTTGAGCAAAGGGTTAATCCAAGAGAAGATCAATTTACTCAAAATGGAAGCATTGCATAGTCCTGTTCGTGCATTTTCGCCGTCTTTTCGATCCAAAAGAGGCTCAGATAAATCTGCATCACCTTGGTTATCATCACTTTGTGTGACAAAGAAACCAAGATTTTGAAAAGCACATAATAGAAGTAACAAATTCACAAGCCAAAGCACCACATCAAGAACCTCAATTGCATGATCCTTGAAAAGAATTTCAATATCCAAAATTGACACCAAAATAGAAGAACATATCCACCAGAAAGTGCTGAGAGTCTTCACCCATTTTTGTCTCTGAAGAATCAAGGAAAATGATAAAGAGATCCAAACAATCCCTCTTACAATGTAAGATAACAAGCTCATGTGATTCCATAGACCAATTGTGACAAAACCAATGCTGATAAGAGCACAACAAACTGATACAAATATGAAAAACTTGTTCTTTCTTCTGTCGCTAGTATTGCCATTTCTTGAAGAACTTCTTTTGATGAAACTAATAAGCAAAACGGTGTAGAACATAAACACAAAAAGTAGATTTGTGATCCCCACTATGCTTCTTTGAGTACATAATGAAGTGAAATCAAAGTTCTTTAGACAACTACTCCATGATGTGAAATCATCACCTGCATAAGTTATAGACAAAAAGAatcaaattatatgtaacattaGCTTTGAAAAGTTGGAAAAAAatgtttgtaataaaaaaaaaaaaaaaactttatgaAATTCAATGGTGCAGAAAAACATGAACTAGTTAAACAAAAATCATAGAAGAAAcagattgcatgatgatgattaataataaaaaatcacaaaactGACGCAACTAACATacacatactaaaaataaaaaacaataacaATATTCAAAGTTAGTGAATTATACCTATCGTGTTCCCATAGTAAGCCATTTTTGTTGTATATGGAGCTTTATTTGATTGGTTTTGTGGTTCTTATGCAGCAGTGAGAATGGAGGAACAAAGGTTTTGAGGGATGATTTATTGAATTATAACAACTTCCACTTCCTACATATATTTAATGTGCCTTTTTCAGCTACGTACCTATGTTTAGCCATTGATGAGTTTGCATTGCTCaactgtttcttctttttctttttttatgagTTTAATTAATATTTGGTGTATTTAAGGTTATACTATATAGNNNNNNNNNNNNNNNNNNNNNNNNNNNNNNNNNNNNNNNNNNNNNNNNNNNNNNNNNNNNNNNNNNNNNNNNNNNNNNNNNNNNNNNNNNNNNNNNNNNNNNNNNNNNNNNNNAGTAAATGAAATttcgaaaaatatatttttatatgataaatataataatttgtatatatttatattttaatttaatagttaattttttataCATTTATACGTAATATTTTTGTTATTCATAATAGCCATGACTTTGATTTTGTATTATTCTAATCTTATCCATAGATTTTATAATTGGGTACTGGTACCTCCCTTTATGCGGTGGAGAAATTTAAGGGAAATAAAAAGAGATAGAGAATCCCTACATACATTTGAatatttgatgcaatttatataTGTGAGGCTCTTAGATCTAATTCGTGTGGAATgatattctttcttctttgtatatatatataaggg from Arachis ipaensis cultivar K30076 chromosome B09, Araip1.1, whole genome shotgun sequence includes these protein-coding regions:
- the LOC107617465 gene encoding ABC transporter C family member 8, yielding MAYYGNTIGDDFTSWSSCLKNFDFTSLCTQRSIVGITNLLFVFMFYTVLLISFIKRSSSRNGNTSDRRKNKFFIFVSVCCALISIGFVTIGLWNHMSLLSYIVRGIVWISLSFSLILQRQKWVKTLSTFWWICSSILVSILDIEILFKDHAIEVLDVVLWLVNLLLLLCAFQNLGFFVTQSDDNQGDADLSEPLLDRKDGENARTGLCNASILSKLIFSWINPLLKLGYSKALSLEDIPSVVPEDEADSAHQVFVLAWENLLKEKRKNNNNSTKNLVLWSLARVYLKENLLIAVYALIRTVCVVVSPLILYAFVNYSNRSSTEKNLKDGLSILGCLIVTKVFETLSQRHWFFDSRRSGMKMRSALMVAVYQKQLRLSSPARMRHSAGEIVNYIAVDAYRMGEFPWWLHVTWACVLQLIMSLIVLFGVVGLGALPGLIPFIICGLLNVPFAKVIQKSQSQFMLAQDERLRSTSEILNSMKIIKLQSWEEKFKSLVESLRAKEFIWLSKTQIMKGYGSILYWMAPTIVSAVVFLGCVLFHSAPLDAGTIFTVLATLRIMSEPVRMIPEALSVLIQVVVSFDRLNTFLLAEELGSNEIVRSVKQSSVGDNNAVEIEGGNFTWDQGSVSPTLADVNLEVKWGHKVAVVGPVGGGKSSLLHAILGEIPKISGNVNVYGTIAYVSQISWIQSGTVRDNILFGKPMDKKRYQNTIKACALDKDINDFSHGDLTEIGQRGINMSGGQKQRIQLARAVYNDADIYLFDDPFSAVDAHTAAHLFNECVMTALREKTVILVTHQVEFLSEVDKILVMEGGRITQSGSYDDILTAGTAFEQLVTAHKDAITEFDRNNQNQGGPENNKAMTPPEESQGSNISKTQSEGEISFKGQTGSQLTQEEETEIGDLGWKPFWDYISFSKGQLMLCLMILGQFAFVALQAASTFWLALAIEMPKVTSAVLIGVYALVSFSSAIFVYLRSLVSALLGLKASSAFFSSFNKAIFNAPMLFFDSTPVGRILTRASSDLSILDFDIPYSITFVASVAIEIVVIIGIMASVTWQVLIVAIPATLASKYVQGYYQASAREIIRINGTTKAPVMNFAAETSLGVVTVRAFNMVDRFVKNYLKLVDTDASLFFHSNVTMEWLIVRIETLQNLTVFTAALLLILVPMDYVSPGLVGLSLSYAFTLTQAQIFWTRWFCNLSNYVISIERIKQFIHIPAEPPAIVEDNRPPTSWPWKGRIDLQSLEIRYRPNAPIVLKGITCTFKEGSRVGVVGRTGSGKTTLISALFRLVEPSRGNIIIDGIDICSLGLKDLRMKLSIIPQEATLFKGSIRTNLDPLGLYSDDEIWKALEKCQLKETISKLPSLLDSSVSDEGGNWSLGQRQLFCLGRVLLKRNRILVLDEATASIDSATDAILQRIIREEFAECTVITVAHRVPTVIDSDMVMVLSYGKLLEYDDPSKLMETNSSFSKLVAEYWASCKRSSQI